Proteins encoded within one genomic window of Panicum virgatum strain AP13 chromosome 1N, P.virgatum_v5, whole genome shotgun sequence:
- the LOC120656624 gene encoding B-box zinc finger protein 21-like produces the protein MKVQCDVCAAEAASVFCCADEAALCAACDRRVHRANKLAGKHRRFSLLGPAPPSSSPGQQQQPPPLCDICQEKRGLLFCKEDRAILCRDCDVSVHMASELAMRHTRFLLTGVRLSAEPATCPSPPSDENSSDSLCCSAGGAAPPPAPATSHGSDSSSISEYLTKTLPGWHVEDFLVDEATAAAAAAANIAVSADASYQGGVARVGGVPDGGYAAWMAQEQLFGDSTAAGGGARASRERWVPQMMYGGPEVAVAGSKRSRTAASPAAYSYW, from the exons ATGAAGGTGCAGTGCGACGtgtgcgcggcggaggcggcgtcggTGTTCTGCTGCGCCGACGAGGCCGCGCTGTGCGCCGCGTGCGACCGCCGCGTGCACCGCGCCAACAAGCTCGCCGGCAAGCACCGCCGCTTCTCGCTGCTcggcccggcgccgccgtcctcgtcgccgggtcagcagcagcagccgccgccgctctgcgaCATCTGCCAG GAGAAGAGGGGCCTCCTGTTCTGCAAGGAGGACCGGGCGATCCTGTGCCGGGACTGCGACGTGTCGGTGCACATGGCCAGCGAGCTGGCCATGCGCCACACCCGGTTCCTCCTCACCGGCGTGCGCCTCTCCGCCGAGCCGGCCACCTGCCCGTCCCCGCCGTCGGACGAGAACAGCAGCGACAGCCTCTgctgcagcgccggcggcgcggccccgccgcccgcgcccgccaccAGCCACGgcagcgacagcagcagcatctcCGAGTACCTCACCAAGACACTCCCCGGCTGGCACGTCGAggacttcctggtggacgaggccaccgccgccgccgccgccgccgccaacatcGCCGTCTCCGCGGACGCCTCCTATCAG GGAGGGGTAGCTCGGGTCGGCGGCGTGCCGGACGGCGGCTACGCGGCCTGGATGGCGCAGGAGCAGCTCTTCGGCGACagcacggccgccggcggcggcgcgcgggccagCCGGGAGCGGTGGGTGCCGCAGATGATGTACGGCGGCCCGGAGGTGGCCGTGGCCGGCAGCAAGCGCTCCAGAACCGCCGCGTCCCCGGCGGCGTACTCGTACTGGTGA
- the LOC120656626 gene encoding monothiol glutaredoxin-S6-like has protein sequence MAVTRLAFPLFILLAAAGVAAATRSPSAFVQNAIYSNRITIFSKTYCPYSIRAKRIFRDLKEDPYVVELDLREDGRDIQSVLLDLVGRHTVPQVFVNGQHVGGSDDTVNALSNGQLEKLLGKSQSQ, from the exons ATGGCTGTGACCAGATTGGCGTTCCCCCTCTTcatcctcctcgccgcggcgggggtcgcggcggcgacgcggtcgCCGTCGGCCTTCGTGCAGAACGCCATCTACTCCAACCGCATCACCATCTTCTCGAAAACCTACTGCCC GTACTCTATCCGTGCTAAGCGCATATTTCGAGATCTCAAGGAAGATCCATATGTTGTTGAACTAGATCTCCGAG AGGATGGGCGTGACATTCAAAGTGTTCTTCTGGACCTAGTTGGGCGCCATACTGTGCCACAGGTGTTTGTGAATGGCCAGCATGTTGGTGGCTCAGATG ATACAGTAAATGCTCTTTCAAATGGACAGCTTGAGAAACTCCTTGGTAAGAGTCAGTCACAGTGA
- the LOC120656625 gene encoding aldehyde dehydrogenase family 3 member F1-like translates to MRREGTQRSCHCQHSSSERERELSAMGSVPEEVALGFGGLVGDLREVYESGRTRGLEWRRSQLRGLVRLLEDKEENIFDALREDLGKHRAESFRDEVGVLKKSVVDKLRNLKNWAAPEKAHTPLVAFPATALLVPEPLGVVLIFSCWNLPIGLALEPLSGALAAGNAVVVKPSELAPSTSAFLAANIPRYLDAKAVKVVEGGPEVGEKLMEHRWDKVLFTGGSRVGRLIMTKAAKHLTPVALELGSKCPCIVDWLDSSRDSQVAVNRIIGAKWSTCSGQACIAIDYMLVEEKFAPTLIELLKSTLKRFFTKPEYMARILNEKHFNRLSNLLADRRVAASVVHGGHCNPKALSIEPTLLLNPPLDSDIMTEEIFGPLLPIITVKKIEDSIMFLKSKPKPLAIYAFTRNEKLKRRIIEETSSGSVTFNDAIVQYGLDTIPFGGIGHSGFGQYHGKYSFEMFSHKKAVLKRSFLIEFLFRYPPWDESKVGMLRHVYRFDYVSLFLALIGLRR, encoded by the exons ATGCGTCGAGAGGGCACCCAGAGAAGCTGCCACTGCCAGCACTCGAGcagcgagcgagagcgagagctATCGGCGATGGGGAGCGTGCCGGAGGAGGTCGCCCTGGGCTTCGGCGGCCTGGTGGGGGACCTGAGGGAGGTGTACGAGAGCGGCAGGACCCGGGGTCTGGAGTGGCGCCGCTCGCAGCTCCGGGGCCTCGTCAGGCTGCTCGAGGACAAGGAGGAGAACATCTTCGACGCGCTCCGCGAGGACCTCGGCAAGCACCGCGCCGAGTCCTTCCGAGACGAG GTTGGGGTTCTGAAGAAGTCGGTCGTCGACAAGCTGCGGAACCTCAAGAACTGGGCGGCACCCGAGAAG GCTCACACGCCGCTGGTTGCCTTCCCGGCGACCGCGCTGCTGGTGCCGGAGCCGCTCGGGGTCGTGCTCATCTTCTCCTGCTGGAACCTCCCAATAG GCCTGGCTCTGGAGCCGCTCTCCGGAGCCTTGGCGGCCGGCAACGCCGTGGTGGTGAAGCCGTCCGAGCTCGCGCCGTCCACCTCCGCGTTCCTGGCGGCCAACATCCCAAGGTACCTGGACGCCAAGGCCGTGAAGGTCGTCGAGGGCGGGCCGGAGGTCGGGGAGAAGCTCATGGAGCACAGATGGGACAAGGTCCTCTTCACCG GCGGCAGCCGTGTCGGGCGCCTCATCATGACCAAGGCCGCCAAGCACCTGACCCCGGtggcgctcgagctcggctccaAGTGCCCGTGCATCGTCGACTGGCTCGATAGCAGCAGGGACAGCCAG GTAGCTGTGAACCGCATAATTGGGGCCAAATGGTCCACCTGTTCCGGCCAAGCTTGCATCGCCATCGACTACATGCTGGTCGAGGAGAAATTCGCGCCCACTCTG ATCGAGCTGCTCAAGTCGACCCTGAAGAGGTTCTTCACCAAGCCGGAGTACATGGCTCGCATCCTGAACGAGAAGCACTTCAACAGGCTGAGCAACCTCCTGGCGGACCGCAGGGTGGCGGCCTCCGTGGTGCACGGCGGGCACTGCAACCCCAAGGCGCT GAGCATCGAGcccacgctgctgctgaaccctCCGCTCGACTCCGACATCATGACGGAGGAGATCTTCGGCCCGCTGCTCCCGATCATCACG GTCAAGAAGATCGAAGACAGCATCATGTTCCTGAAATCGAAGCCGAAGCCGCTGGCGATCTACGCCTTCACCCGGAACGAGAAGCTGAAGCGCCGGATCATCGAGGAGACGTCGTCCGGGAGCGTCACGTTCAACGATGCCATCGTGCAG TACGGCCTGGACACCATCCCGTTCGGCGGCATCGGGCACAGCGGGTTCGGGCAGTACCACGGCAAGTACTCGTTCGAGATGTTCAGCCACAAGAAGGCGGTGCTCAAGAGGAGCTTCCTCATCGAGTTCCTGTTCCGGTACCCGCCGTGGGACGAGAGCAAGGTCGGCATGCTCAGGCACGTCTACCGCTTCGACTACGTCTCGCTCTTCCTCGCGCTGATCGGCCTCAGGAGGTGA